A stretch of Gemmatimonas aurantiaca T-27 DNA encodes these proteins:
- the modA gene encoding molybdate ABC transporter substrate-binding protein, whose protein sequence is MRSTSVVRIMQRMIIAGLVALTACTPRDQAAAAGTGTPLTVFAAADLRFALADVARLYREQGGDSLVLVFGSTGDLTTQIINGAPADVFFAANAEAIDSLAVRTMIVDSTRRVYAIGRLALIARCPTVQRVSQTSSAPCPAPARLEEVAAASVQSIAIADPAHAPYGRAARQTLERAGLWPAVEKRIVLGANVSQAYQFVSTGNADVGLVALSLVARDSVLGHTLVDASLHDPLRQTLAVLTASTHQASAAKFLAFLNTPAAKNAMHGFGFAEDAP, encoded by the coding sequence ATGCGGTCGACGTCTGTCGTGCGGATCATGCAACGAATGATCATCGCGGGGCTGGTGGCGTTGACCGCATGCACGCCGCGCGACCAGGCAGCCGCGGCAGGCACGGGCACTCCTCTCACGGTGTTTGCCGCCGCGGACCTGCGTTTCGCCCTCGCCGATGTGGCCCGCCTCTATCGGGAACAGGGGGGCGACAGTCTGGTGCTGGTGTTCGGATCCACCGGCGACCTGACCACGCAGATCATCAATGGCGCGCCGGCCGACGTGTTCTTTGCAGCGAATGCGGAGGCCATCGATTCGCTCGCAGTGCGCACCATGATCGTCGACAGCACGCGACGGGTGTACGCGATCGGGCGTCTCGCTCTCATTGCCCGCTGTCCCACGGTGCAACGAGTGTCGCAAACGTCCTCCGCACCCTGCCCGGCCCCGGCGCGACTCGAGGAGGTGGCGGCCGCGTCGGTGCAGTCGATTGCGATCGCGGACCCGGCACATGCGCCATACGGCAGGGCCGCCCGCCAGACACTCGAGCGCGCGGGACTCTGGCCGGCGGTCGAAAAGCGCATCGTGTTGGGGGCCAACGTGTCCCAGGCCTATCAGTTCGTCAGCACCGGCAATGCCGATGTGGGATTGGTGGCACTTTCGCTGGTGGCGCGTGATTCGGTGCTCGGGCACACGCTGGTGGACGCCTCCCTGCACGATCCACTGCGGCAGACGCTGGCCGTCCTGACGGCGAGTACACATCAGGCCTCGGCCGCGAAGTTCCTGGCCTTCCTGAACACACCGGCAGCGAAAAACGCGATGCACGGCTTCGGCTTCGCCGAGGACGCGCCGTAA
- the modB gene encoding molybdate ABC transporter permease subunit → MSLPALGTWPLALSLFVATLATLCALLVGLPLAWLLARRRFRGRAVLEVLVLLPMVLPPTVIGYYLLLGVGRRSTLGAWYESVMGAPLVFTPAAAVLATFVAAAPFLVRAAQGGFEQVDASYEDAARTLGRSEWSIFLTVTTPLAWRGILAGTALCFARAMGEFGATLMLAGNIPGRTQTASLAVYDAVQAGDFARASRLAILLSVMTGVALWALTRAGRAPSDPSREPPR, encoded by the coding sequence ATGTCACTGCCCGCACTCGGCACTTGGCCTCTGGCGTTGTCACTGTTCGTGGCGACGCTCGCCACGCTGTGTGCATTGCTCGTGGGTTTGCCGTTGGCCTGGCTGTTGGCGCGGCGTCGTTTTCGCGGGCGGGCGGTGCTGGAGGTACTGGTACTGCTGCCGATGGTGCTGCCACCCACCGTGATCGGCTACTACCTGCTGCTGGGCGTAGGACGACGCAGTACACTCGGCGCGTGGTACGAATCAGTCATGGGTGCGCCGCTGGTGTTCACGCCGGCAGCAGCGGTGCTGGCCACGTTTGTGGCGGCGGCGCCGTTTCTGGTGCGTGCCGCGCAGGGTGGCTTCGAACAGGTGGACGCCAGCTACGAAGACGCGGCCCGCACACTTGGGCGCTCCGAGTGGTCGATCTTTCTCACCGTGACCACACCGTTGGCGTGGCGCGGTATTCTGGCCGGCACCGCACTGTGTTTTGCGCGGGCGATGGGTGAGTTCGGCGCCACACTCATGCTGGCCGGCAACATTCCCGGACGCACACAAACCGCCAGCCTCGCCGTGTACGATGCCGTGCAGGCCGGCGACTTTGCGCGGGCATCACGCCTGGCGATCCTGCTCTCGGTCATGACCGGTGTGGCACTGTGGGCGCTCACGCGGGCGGGGCGCGCACCGTCTGATCCTTCGCGCGAACCGCCGCGATGA
- a CDS encoding sulfate/molybdate ABC transporter ATP-binding protein has product MSIDTNTATNTGMEGAREASNPVLDVTIRRRLPTFELDIAFRIHNGIAALVGPSGSGKTLTLRAIAGLLHVTGRIVLNTRVLLDINGARARIDLPARDRHIGYVFQHYALFPHYTAAQNIAYGLQHLPRRVRDARVQDMLALVRLEQHAQKRPASLSGGEQQRIALARALAPSPSLLLLDEPLSALDAPLRRTLGAELRTLHRETGVPMLLVTHDPDEAARIADVTVEIDAGKVITTRETGTPP; this is encoded by the coding sequence ATGAGCATCGACACGAATACCGCGACCAACACGGGGATGGAAGGCGCTCGCGAGGCCAGCAATCCCGTACTCGACGTGACCATTCGCCGGCGACTGCCGACGTTCGAGCTGGATATCGCGTTCCGCATTCACAATGGGATCGCGGCCCTCGTGGGGCCGTCGGGCTCCGGCAAGACCCTCACACTGCGGGCGATCGCCGGCCTTTTGCACGTGACTGGGCGCATCGTGCTGAACACGCGCGTCCTGCTCGACATCAACGGCGCGCGGGCTCGTATCGATCTGCCGGCGCGGGATCGACACATCGGGTATGTGTTCCAGCACTACGCGCTCTTTCCGCACTACACGGCGGCGCAGAACATCGCCTACGGTCTGCAACATCTTCCGCGCAGGGTGCGGGATGCGCGGGTGCAGGACATGCTGGCCCTGGTGCGCCTCGAACAGCACGCGCAGAAACGACCGGCATCGCTGAGTGGTGGTGAACAGCAACGCATCGCGCTGGCTCGCGCCCTGGCGCCCAGTCCCTCGTTGCTCCTGTTGGACGAACCCCTTTCGGCTCTCGATGCTCCCCTGCGCCGTACACTGGGCGCCGAGTTGCGTACGCTGCACCGGGAGACCGGTGTACCGATGCTGCTCGTGACTCACGATCCCGATGAAGCTGCACGCATCGCCGATGTGACCGTGGAGATCGACGCGGGGAAGGTGATCACCACACGGGAAACGGGGACACCGCCATGA
- a CDS encoding response regulator — translation MSAPRSAILVVDDEPAIRSIIRAAVEDDAGIAFEAANAATGLEIARRERPALIVLDLGLPDQDGVDVCHALREWSAAPILVLSARHSDTEKARALDAGADDYLTKPFSTIELQARMRALLRRARMAPVPGGDAPLVRGDVVIDLANRQVTQHGMPVHLTPTEWDLLRALVTHAGRTMTHKQLFDAVWGRHHGDAQQYLRVYIGHLRRKLEVDPLRPTLIVTEGGVGYRFADHH, via the coding sequence ATGAGCGCACCGCGCTCGGCCATCCTCGTCGTCGACGACGAACCGGCCATTCGCTCCATCATTCGTGCGGCCGTGGAAGATGATGCCGGTATCGCGTTCGAAGCCGCGAATGCCGCCACCGGTCTCGAGATCGCGCGACGCGAACGGCCGGCATTGATCGTACTCGACCTCGGCCTGCCCGATCAGGACGGCGTGGATGTCTGTCACGCGCTGCGGGAATGGAGTGCTGCGCCCATTCTCGTATTGTCGGCACGGCACAGCGACACCGAAAAGGCCCGCGCGCTCGACGCGGGCGCCGACGACTATCTCACTAAACCGTTCTCCACCATCGAACTGCAGGCCCGCATGCGCGCATTGTTGCGCCGCGCCCGCATGGCACCGGTTCCGGGTGGTGATGCTCCGCTGGTGCGTGGTGACGTGGTGATCGACCTCGCCAACCGGCAGGTGACGCAACACGGCATGCCGGTGCATCTGACGCCCACCGAATGGGATCTGCTGCGGGCCCTCGTGACACACGCTGGTCGTACCATGACCCACAAGCAGCTCTTCGATGCCGTGTGGGGACGTCACCATGGCGATGCGCAGCAGTATTTGCGTGTGTACATCGGGCACCTGCGCCGCAAACTCGAGGTCGACCCGCTGCGTCCCACACTCATCGTGACGGAAGGTGGTGTGGGTTACCGTTTTGCCGACCACCACTGA
- a CDS encoding sensor histidine kinase: MHARETRELNDHRRSGRAAWLVSILALLLATLALHQVRDALDKAHVALVLLLVVLGGSAAGGRVLGVVLALAGFVVFDLFFLPPFNTLVVADPLDWLVLVVFLATGVVAAQLLTRAQREADEARRRSEEVAALTAQAQTDAAHAAALREADQLKDALLATVSHDLRTPLTTIRGLAHDIVRDGDDRALAIEEEVERLNRLVTDLLDLSRLKAGGVPLALALNTADELMGATLQRVSGAATGRDIRASLDPNEPLLVGTFDLTHSVRILGNLLENALKYAPDNAPIDFTVVREGPMLAFRVADRGPGIADEERERIFTPFHRATSARPDVGSVGLGLAIARGLADAQGGSLQVTPRDGGGSVFTLHLPAADLIDTFETR, translated from the coding sequence ATGCACGCCCGTGAGACCCGTGAGCTGAACGATCATCGACGATCGGGACGGGCAGCCTGGCTCGTGAGCATTCTCGCGTTGTTGCTCGCCACGCTGGCCCTGCATCAGGTGCGTGATGCGCTCGACAAGGCCCATGTGGCACTGGTATTGCTGCTGGTGGTGCTTGGCGGCAGCGCAGCGGGTGGGCGGGTGCTGGGCGTGGTGCTCGCACTGGCCGGCTTTGTGGTGTTCGATCTGTTTTTCCTGCCACCATTCAACACCCTGGTGGTGGCCGATCCATTGGACTGGCTGGTGCTGGTGGTGTTCCTCGCCACCGGTGTCGTGGCGGCGCAGTTGCTCACACGGGCGCAGCGTGAAGCCGATGAAGCCCGCCGTCGCTCGGAAGAGGTGGCGGCACTCACCGCACAGGCGCAGACCGATGCCGCCCATGCGGCAGCGTTGCGTGAAGCCGATCAGCTCAAGGACGCGCTGCTGGCCACGGTATCGCATGACCTCCGCACACCCCTGACCACCATCCGCGGCCTGGCACACGACATTGTGCGCGATGGTGACGACCGGGCGCTGGCCATCGAAGAAGAGGTCGAGCGGCTCAATCGCCTCGTGACCGATCTGCTCGACCTGTCGCGCCTCAAGGCTGGCGGCGTGCCATTGGCACTGGCGCTCAACACCGCCGATGAGCTCATGGGCGCCACACTACAGCGTGTCTCTGGTGCAGCCACAGGCCGAGACATTCGGGCCTCGCTCGATCCCAATGAACCGCTGCTGGTGGGCACGTTTGACCTCACGCATTCGGTGCGCATCCTGGGCAACCTGCTCGAGAACGCGCTCAAGTACGCACCGGACAATGCCCCCATCGATTTCACGGTGGTGCGCGAAGGCCCCATGCTGGCCTTCCGGGTGGCCGACCGCGGGCCTGGCATCGCCGACGAAGAGCGTGAACGCATCTTCACGCCGTTTCATCGTGCGACGTCGGCGCGTCCCGACGTGGGGAGTGTGGGTCTGGGGTTGGCCATTGCCCGCGGGCTGGCCGATGCGCAGGGCGGTTCGCTGCAGGTGACCCCACGCGACGGCGGAGGCAGTGTGTTCACCCTGCATCTGCCCGCGGCCGACCTCATCGACACCTTCGAGACCCGCTGA
- the kdpB gene encoding potassium-transporting ATPase subunit KdpB: MTTTSRPLLDGAIVRRAMSESVRKLDPRQMVRNPVMFVVLLGCVLTTITLLLDISRGASDIGFTLQLTLWLWFTVLFANFAEAMAEGRGKAQADSLRAARSDVQAKQLDASDGDGDIDIKAFELVSANALRRGALVVCFPGDVIPSDGEVIIGVASVDESAITGESAPVIRESGGDRSAVTGGTKVLSDYLVIRIGANPGETFIDRMIALVEGASRQKTPNEIALTILLVGLTVVFLLAVIALEPLARYSGASVSIPVLVALLVCLIPTTIGGLLSAIGIAGMDRLIQQNVVAMSGRAVEAAGDVHTLLLDKTGTITLGNRVASAFAPVPGVDEAFLAERAQLASLADETPEGRSIVVLAKERFGLRGQQVADSEFVPFSASTRMSGVNIHGIELRKGAADAVIRWVREHQGEVPDALEALVGDIARAGGTPLVVGERTNTGCRVLGVIALKDVVKGGMRERFDRLRAMGIRTVMITGDNPLTAAAIAAEAGVDDYLAEARPEDKMALIVREQQGGRLVAMAGDGTNDAPALAQADVGVAMNTGTQAAKEAGNMIDLDSNPTKLIEIVEIGKQLLMTRGALTTFSISNDIAKYFAIIPAMFIAAFPELAVLNVMGLHSRESTILASVIFNALIIVALIPLALRGVTYRPAAANIVLRRNLLIYGVGGLLVPFLGIKVIDLALVALHLA, from the coding sequence ATGACCACCACATCGCGCCCCCTCCTTGATGGGGCCATCGTACGCCGGGCCATGAGTGAGTCAGTGCGCAAGCTCGATCCGCGCCAGATGGTGCGCAACCCGGTGATGTTCGTGGTGCTGCTGGGCTGTGTGCTCACGACGATCACTCTGTTGCTCGACATCAGCCGGGGGGCATCCGACATCGGCTTCACGCTGCAGCTCACGCTGTGGCTCTGGTTCACGGTGCTGTTCGCCAACTTCGCCGAAGCCATGGCGGAAGGACGTGGCAAAGCGCAGGCCGACAGTCTGCGTGCGGCACGCTCCGATGTGCAGGCCAAGCAGCTCGACGCCTCTGACGGCGATGGAGATATCGACATCAAGGCATTCGAGTTGGTGTCGGCCAATGCGCTGCGTCGTGGTGCGCTGGTGGTGTGTTTTCCGGGCGATGTGATCCCGAGCGACGGCGAAGTGATCATCGGCGTGGCGTCGGTGGATGAATCGGCCATCACCGGTGAAAGTGCACCGGTCATTCGCGAAAGTGGCGGCGACCGTTCGGCCGTCACCGGCGGCACCAAGGTGCTCTCCGATTATCTCGTGATTCGCATCGGCGCCAATCCGGGCGAAACGTTCATCGATCGCATGATCGCCCTGGTGGAAGGCGCATCGCGGCAAAAGACTCCCAACGAAATTGCGCTCACCATTCTGCTGGTGGGGCTCACCGTGGTGTTTCTGTTGGCGGTGATCGCCCTCGAACCACTGGCCCGCTACAGCGGCGCCTCGGTGTCCATTCCCGTGCTGGTGGCGCTACTGGTGTGCCTCATCCCCACGACTATCGGCGGCCTGTTGTCGGCCATCGGTATTGCGGGCATGGATCGGCTCATCCAGCAGAACGTGGTGGCGATGAGCGGCCGCGCGGTGGAAGCCGCGGGCGATGTGCACACCCTGCTGCTCGACAAGACTGGCACGATCACGCTGGGCAATCGCGTGGCCTCGGCGTTTGCCCCGGTGCCGGGTGTGGACGAAGCGTTTCTCGCCGAACGGGCACAACTCGCCTCGCTGGCCGACGAAACGCCGGAAGGCCGCAGTATCGTGGTGCTGGCCAAGGAACGCTTTGGCTTGCGCGGCCAGCAGGTGGCCGATTCGGAGTTTGTGCCGTTCAGCGCCAGCACGCGCATGAGTGGTGTGAACATACATGGCATCGAACTGCGAAAGGGCGCCGCCGACGCGGTGATTCGCTGGGTACGCGAGCATCAGGGCGAGGTGCCGGACGCCCTCGAAGCCCTGGTGGGTGACATCGCGCGCGCCGGTGGCACTCCGTTGGTGGTTGGTGAGCGCACCAACACGGGCTGCCGCGTGCTCGGCGTGATCGCCCTCAAGGACGTCGTGAAGGGTGGCATGCGCGAGCGCTTCGACCGGCTGCGTGCCATGGGCATCCGCACCGTCATGATCACCGGCGACAATCCACTCACCGCTGCGGCCATCGCCGCCGAAGCGGGCGTGGACGACTACCTCGCTGAAGCGCGCCCCGAAGACAAGATGGCGCTCATCGTGCGCGAGCAGCAGGGCGGGCGGTTGGTGGCCATGGCCGGCGACGGCACCAACGATGCCCCAGCGCTGGCCCAGGCCGATGTGGGTGTGGCCATGAACACGGGCACGCAGGCTGCCAAGGAAGCGGGGAACATGATCGACCTCGACTCCAATCCCACGAAACTCATCGAGATCGTGGAGATCGGCAAGCAGTTGCTGATGACGCGCGGTGCGCTCACCACGTTTTCCATCTCCAACGATATCGCGAAGTACTTCGCGATCATCCCGGCGATGTTCATCGCGGCATTTCCCGAACTGGCCGTGCTCAACGTCATGGGACTGCACTCCCGCGAGAGTACCATCCTGGCCTCGGTGATCTTCAACGCGCTCATCATCGTAGCGCTCATCCCGCTGGCACTGCGCGGCGTCACCTACCGTCCCGCCGCGGCCAACATCGTGCTGCGTCGCAACCTGCTCATCTACGGTGTGGGTGGTCTCCTCGTGCCCTTCCTGGGCATCAAGGTCATCGACCTCGCACTCGTGGCGCTGCACCTGGCCTGA
- the kdpC gene encoding potassium-transporting ATPase subunit KdpC, with product MMQHLRPALVMTAALCLITGIIYPGLITGAAQLLFPAQANGSLIERDGRVVGSALIGQRFTTPNYFHGRPSAAGADGYDAMASGGSNKGPTDSTLAARIAERVDSVVVDGGVRGRIPADLVTASGSGLDPDISPASAALQVARVAQARELPAATVTLLVAQHTTPRQLGVLGEPRVNVLRLNLALDSLSATSPSVRSVR from the coding sequence ATGATGCAACACCTTCGCCCCGCGCTCGTGATGACGGCCGCACTTTGCCTCATCACCGGCATCATCTACCCCGGCCTGATCACCGGCGCGGCACAACTGCTCTTCCCGGCGCAGGCCAACGGATCGCTCATCGAACGCGACGGGCGTGTGGTCGGTAGCGCGCTGATCGGTCAACGCTTCACCACGCCGAACTACTTCCACGGCCGGCCGTCGGCTGCGGGCGCCGATGGCTACGACGCCATGGCATCGGGCGGCAGCAACAAGGGCCCCACCGACAGCACACTCGCGGCCCGTATTGCCGAACGCGTAGACAGCGTCGTTGTAGACGGCGGCGTACGCGGCCGCATTCCGGCCGACCTGGTCACGGCATCGGGATCGGGACTCGACCCCGACATCTCGCCAGCGTCGGCAGCGCTGCAGGTCGCGCGTGTGGCGCAGGCGCGCGAGCTGCCCGCCGCAACCGTGACCCTTCTCGTCGCCCAACACACCACGCCGCGCCAGCTCGGCGTTCTTGGCGAGCCACGCGTGAATGTGCTGCGCCTCAATCTCGCGCTGGATTCCCTGAGCGCGACCTCCCCGTCAGTGCGTTCGGTGCGCTGA
- a CDS encoding porin has protein sequence MNPLLVASFVVPLLGSDTLGVQKPAVDSAEAKVPFGHADFTWMNGQSRQRSTPLQLGKYVTGSLYLDTYFSQSNNRPRDNTIVGSASIGRSGEFQINLASVGVSWNYQNVIGRIELQSGSMLNIVQDLDGSVGRGRNLTTAGLRNIRQATAGYHFDKGYGIDVEAGIFASYVGLESYLLGENWNYHRSLVCDFTPFYFQGVRASFYPTQKLKLEPWIMNGFQTYGRWNVAPSVGFSTYYRPTGSLGLIGNFYYGADQRGNPGRKRFHHDNSVLLRYLDRPTAHGISKMAFSLNSHYGFEQGGNGPSAGQAYMAGTSFVNSIWFNQDRLALAVRAELVANPSRYLAPAPTPGGFTDGGTDFMARGLTATFDVMPTDFFSVRAEVMTRASSVPFFAGPGGTTSVDGYLGTPGDFTPDVRRAQTLFTLALNFRL, from the coding sequence ATGAATCCGCTTCTCGTTGCGTCTTTCGTCGTGCCGCTGCTGGGCAGTGACACGCTAGGTGTGCAGAAACCCGCGGTCGACTCCGCCGAGGCCAAGGTACCCTTTGGGCACGCCGACTTCACCTGGATGAATGGACAGAGCCGTCAACGTTCCACGCCGTTGCAGCTCGGCAAGTACGTCACCGGCAGTCTGTACCTCGACACCTACTTCTCGCAGTCCAACAACCGCCCGCGCGACAACACCATCGTGGGTTCGGCCAGCATTGGACGCAGTGGCGAATTCCAGATCAACCTCGCCAGTGTCGGTGTGTCGTGGAACTACCAGAACGTCATCGGGCGCATCGAGCTGCAGTCGGGTAGCATGCTCAACATCGTGCAGGACCTCGATGGCAGTGTGGGCCGAGGCCGCAACCTCACCACTGCGGGGCTGCGCAACATCCGCCAGGCCACAGCGGGCTACCACTTCGACAAAGGCTACGGCATCGACGTGGAGGCGGGCATCTTCGCCAGCTACGTGGGCCTCGAGAGCTACCTGCTGGGCGAGAACTGGAATTACCACCGCTCGCTGGTGTGTGACTTCACGCCCTTCTACTTCCAGGGGGTGAGGGCGTCATTCTATCCCACGCAAAAACTCAAGCTGGAACCGTGGATCATGAACGGCTTCCAGACCTACGGGCGATGGAATGTCGCACCCAGCGTGGGTTTCTCCACCTACTATCGCCCCACCGGCTCACTCGGGCTGATCGGCAACTTCTACTATGGCGCGGATCAGCGTGGCAATCCTGGCCGCAAGCGCTTCCATCACGACAATTCCGTGCTGCTGCGCTATCTCGACCGTCCTACGGCGCACGGTATCAGCAAGATGGCCTTTTCGCTCAACTCGCACTACGGATTCGAGCAGGGTGGCAATGGCCCATCGGCCGGCCAGGCCTACATGGCCGGCACATCGTTCGTGAACAGTATCTGGTTCAACCAGGACCGGCTGGCACTGGCGGTGCGGGCCGAGTTGGTAGCCAACCCGTCGCGCTATCTCGCGCCGGCGCCGACCCCGGGTGGATTCACCGACGGCGGCACCGACTTCATGGCGCGTGGACTCACGGCCACGTTCGATGTCATGCCGACGGACTTCTTCTCCGTACGTGCCGAGGTGATGACACGCGCTTCCAGCGTGCCGTTCTTTGCGGGCCCCGGTGGTACCACGTCGGTGGACGGATACCTGGGCACTCCAGGCGACTTCACGCCCGATGTGCGTCGTGCGCAGACACTCTTCACACTCGCGCTCAATTTCCGACTCTGA
- a CDS encoding sensor protein KdpD — protein sequence MASPTPIDPRDQALLSLLPRNGRGHFKVYLGSAAGVGKTVRMLQEAHDLRQRGVDVVVGFIETHGRAETAALVRDLDIVPRTSMTYRDVTLEEMDLCAVLARAPQVALVDELAHNNVPGSVHRKRWEDVLDLLEAGISVVSAMNVQHVESIAPIVQQALGVVVRETVPDWVLGRADQVVNIDIPADELRRRLIDGKIYALDKVPTALDHFFTAENLTTLRELALREAASSVDRERMELVRRETGRSATVHASADRLMVAMASHPPRTAALLHKARRIAGRLNSDWYCVYVQTPSERADRIDTSIQRALVSNIQLAQRMGAEVVKLEGDDVAAAIIQFAQREGVSLVLVGRSERSWWHRIRHGSVVDRLLSRDLGLDVLIVS from the coding sequence ATGGCGTCGCCCACACCCATCGACCCGCGCGACCAGGCGCTGCTGTCGCTGTTGCCACGCAACGGCCGCGGACACTTCAAGGTGTACCTTGGTTCGGCGGCGGGTGTTGGCAAGACCGTGCGCATGCTGCAGGAAGCGCACGACCTGCGTCAGCGTGGTGTCGATGTGGTGGTGGGGTTCATCGAAACACATGGACGGGCAGAGACGGCGGCACTGGTGCGCGACCTCGACATCGTGCCGCGTACCAGCATGACGTACCGTGACGTCACACTGGAAGAGATGGACCTGTGCGCTGTGTTGGCCCGTGCACCCCAAGTCGCCCTGGTGGACGAACTGGCGCACAACAATGTGCCGGGCAGCGTACATCGCAAACGCTGGGAGGACGTGCTCGATCTGCTCGAAGCAGGCATCAGTGTGGTGAGCGCGATGAATGTGCAGCACGTGGAGTCGATCGCGCCTATCGTGCAGCAGGCGCTGGGCGTGGTCGTGCGGGAGACCGTGCCCGACTGGGTGCTGGGCCGTGCCGATCAGGTGGTGAACATCGACATTCCGGCTGACGAACTGCGCCGGCGGCTGATCGACGGCAAGATCTATGCGTTAGACAAAGTACCGACCGCGCTCGACCATTTTTTCACGGCCGAAAACCTCACGACACTACGGGAGCTGGCACTGCGCGAAGCTGCCAGCTCTGTGGATCGGGAGCGTATGGAGCTGGTGCGCCGAGAGACGGGGCGCAGTGCCACCGTGCATGCCAGCGCCGATCGATTGATGGTGGCGATGGCCAGTCACCCACCGCGCACCGCAGCACTGCTGCACAAGGCGCGCCGCATTGCCGGTCGGCTCAACTCCGACTGGTACTGCGTGTATGTGCAGACGCCGTCCGAACGTGCGGATCGCATCGACACCAGTATTCAGCGTGCACTCGTATCCAACATTCAGCTCGCGCAGCGCATGGGCGCCGAAGTGGTGAAACTGGAAGGCGACGACGTGGCGGCCGCGATCATCCAGTTCGCCCAGCGCGAGGGTGTGTCACTGGTATTGGTGGGCCGGAGCGAACGCTCCTGGTGGCATCGCATCCGGCACGGCTCCGTTGTCGACCGTCTGCTCTCCCGCGACCTGGGGCTCGACGTGCTGATCGTCAGCTAA
- a CDS encoding VIT1/CCC1 transporter family protein, with product MPARRVEQHYSQRTGWLRAAVLGANDGIVSTAALVVGVAAATPDRHAILLAGLAGMVAGAMSMAAGEYVSVSSQADTENADLAREAQELADYPDDELRELQAIYMARGLDEALSLQVAQQLSARNALAAHARDELGLVDIHAARPIQAAFASASTFAIGAAVPLAAAFLTRPANAITTVSVTSLICLASLGAIAAQVGGASLLRGALRVTFWGTLALALTAAVGKLFGATV from the coding sequence ATGCCTGCTCGCCGCGTGGAACAACACTACTCGCAACGCACCGGATGGCTGCGTGCTGCCGTACTCGGTGCCAACGATGGCATCGTATCCACCGCAGCGCTGGTCGTGGGTGTGGCAGCGGCCACTCCCGACCGTCACGCCATCCTGCTGGCTGGACTCGCAGGCATGGTGGCAGGTGCCATGTCCATGGCGGCTGGCGAATACGTATCGGTCAGCTCCCAAGCGGACACGGAGAATGCCGACCTTGCCCGTGAAGCGCAGGAACTGGCGGACTATCCCGACGACGAGCTCCGCGAGCTACAGGCCATCTACATGGCCCGCGGGCTCGACGAAGCGCTGTCCTTGCAAGTGGCCCAGCAACTCTCCGCACGTAACGCGCTGGCTGCACACGCCCGCGATGAACTGGGCCTGGTCGACATCCACGCCGCCCGCCCAATACAAGCGGCATTCGCATCGGCCAGCACCTTCGCGATCGGTGCGGCGGTTCCGTTGGCAGCGGCATTCCTGACCCGACCAGCCAACGCCATCACCACCGTGTCGGTGACTTCTCTGATCTGCCTGGCCAGCCTGGGTGCCATCGCTGCGCAGGTTGGCGGCGCAAGCCTGCTGCGGGGCGCCCTTCGCGTGACCTTCTGGGGCACACTGGCCCTCGCGCTCACCGCCGCCGTCGGCAAGCTGTTCGGCGCCACCGTCTAG
- a CDS encoding integrase core domain-containing protein, protein MLAAHEITPSLSAVGNCYDNAVVESFFATLKRECAYRACASVRALRHTISDYIDGWYNPHRLHSSLDYQSPQQYENRIRHAAQAA, encoded by the coding sequence CTGCTCGCCGCGCACGAGATCACCCCGAGTCTCAGCGCGGTCGGCAACTGTTATGACAACGCGGTCGTCGAGAGCTTCTTCGCGACGCTCAAGCGCGAGTGTGCCTATCGCGCGTGCGCGTCGGTGCGGGCCCTGCGTCACACCATCAGCGACTACATCGATGGTTGGTACAACCCGCACCGGTTGCATTCCAGCTTAGACTACCAATCACCACAGCAGTACGAGAACAGGATTCGCCACGCTGCGCAGGCGGCGTAA